A genome region from Mycobacteriales bacterium includes the following:
- a CDS encoding D-alanine--D-alanine ligase yields the protein MSDLDRVLVLAGGLSYEREVSLHSGRRVVDALRTIGVEAELADVDPGLLPALTADPPSAIFIALHGATGEDGAIRDVLDLMGLPYVGSDAAACRLAFDKPSAKAAVRAAGLLTPGSVALPHATFRELGASVVLDRIVERLGLPLMVKPARGGSALGAGVVRTREELPSAMVGCFSYGEVALVEAFVTGVEVAVSVIDTGSGPVALPATEITPLEGAFDYAARYTAGMTEYHCPARLTPEEASAAADAALTAHRALGLRDLSRTDLIVADGVAHFLEVNVSPGMTETSLLPLSADAADIDLGTLCRDLLQQAAGRA from the coding sequence ATGAGCGACCTCGACCGCGTGCTGGTGCTGGCGGGCGGCCTGTCCTACGAGCGAGAGGTGTCCCTGCACTCCGGACGCCGCGTCGTCGACGCGCTACGGACCATCGGCGTCGAGGCCGAGCTCGCCGATGTCGACCCAGGGCTGCTGCCGGCGCTGACGGCCGACCCGCCGTCGGCGATCTTCATCGCCCTGCACGGAGCCACCGGGGAGGACGGCGCCATCCGCGACGTGCTCGACCTGATGGGCCTGCCCTACGTCGGCTCCGACGCCGCCGCCTGCCGGCTGGCCTTCGACAAGCCGAGCGCCAAGGCGGCAGTGCGGGCGGCCGGTCTGCTCACCCCGGGGTCGGTGGCCCTACCGCACGCCACCTTCCGCGAGCTGGGGGCCTCGGTCGTGCTCGACCGGATCGTCGAGCGACTCGGCCTGCCCCTGATGGTCAAGCCGGCTCGCGGCGGTTCCGCCCTCGGCGCCGGAGTCGTCCGCACCCGGGAGGAGCTCCCGAGCGCGATGGTCGGCTGCTTCTCCTACGGCGAGGTTGCCCTGGTCGAAGCGTTCGTCACCGGGGTCGAGGTGGCGGTCAGCGTCATCGACACCGGAAGCGGGCCGGTCGCGCTGCCGGCCACCGAGATCACCCCGCTGGAGGGCGCCTTCGACTACGCCGCGCGCTATACGGCCGGGATGACGGAGTACCACTGCCCTGCGCGGCTGACCCCGGAAGAGGCGTCCGCGGCCGCCGACGCGGCGCTGACCGCCCACCGCGCCCTCGGCCTGCGCGACCTCTCGCGCACGGACCTCATCGTCGCCGACGGGGTGGCGCACTTCCTCGAGGTCAACGTCTCGCCAGGGATGACGGAGACGTCGCTGCTGCCGTTGTCGGCCGATGCCGCCGACATCGACCTCGGCACCCTGTGCCGCGACCTGCTCCAGCAGGCGGCCGGCCGGGCCTGA
- a CDS encoding PLP-dependent aminotransferase family protein has translation MSVPTPATGGSSPTGVPPAAGSANRLDPYVDRYAARTRGMTASEIRALFAVASRPEVVSLAGGMPYLAALPMNAIADMIGELTARTGVTALQYGSGQGNPVLREAICQVMALEGIQAGPDDVVVTVGSQQALDLVTRIFCDPGDVVLAEAPSYVGALGTFASYQVDVVHVPLDDDGLVPGALQEAIDRLAREGRRAKFLYTVPNYHNPAGVSLALERRREISRICQAANLLILEDNPYGLLGFDGDPLPALRAEQEDGIIYLGSFSKTFASGLRVGWALAPRGVKEKLVLAAEASVLCPPSYTQAIVAEYLATQPWQQQIKVYREIYRERRDAMLSSLEQLLPATCTWTKPTGGFYVWATLPEGVDAKAMLPRAVQARVAYVPGIAFYADGGGAGHMRLSYCYPDPDRIHEGVRRLAGVLEEEMELLETFGVQPPPAGLMPGPAQPTSASAPGPDLS, from the coding sequence GTGTCCGTCCCCACGCCGGCCACCGGCGGATCGTCCCCCACCGGAGTGCCGCCGGCCGCAGGCTCCGCCAACCGGCTCGACCCCTACGTCGACCGCTACGCCGCCCGCACCCGGGGGATGACCGCCTCCGAGATCCGGGCGCTGTTCGCCGTGGCTTCCCGACCCGAGGTCGTGTCGCTCGCCGGGGGGATGCCCTACCTGGCGGCGCTGCCCATGAACGCCATCGCCGACATGATCGGTGAACTGACCGCCCGCACCGGCGTGACCGCGCTGCAGTACGGCTCCGGTCAGGGCAACCCCGTGCTGCGCGAGGCGATCTGCCAGGTGATGGCGCTCGAAGGCATCCAGGCCGGGCCCGACGACGTCGTCGTCACCGTGGGCTCGCAGCAGGCGCTCGACCTGGTCACCCGCATCTTCTGCGACCCGGGCGACGTGGTGCTCGCCGAGGCCCCGTCCTACGTCGGCGCGCTCGGGACGTTCGCGTCCTACCAGGTCGACGTCGTGCACGTCCCGCTCGACGACGACGGGCTGGTGCCGGGAGCCCTGCAGGAGGCGATCGACCGCCTCGCCCGCGAAGGCCGGCGGGCGAAGTTCCTCTACACCGTGCCGAACTACCACAATCCGGCGGGAGTCTCGCTGGCGCTGGAGCGCCGCCGCGAGATCAGCCGCATCTGCCAGGCCGCCAACCTGCTGATCCTCGAGGACAACCCCTACGGCTTGCTCGGCTTCGACGGCGACCCGCTGCCCGCGCTGCGCGCCGAGCAGGAGGACGGCATCATCTACCTCGGGTCGTTCTCCAAGACGTTCGCGTCCGGGTTACGCGTCGGCTGGGCGCTCGCGCCGCGCGGGGTGAAGGAGAAGCTCGTCCTCGCCGCGGAGGCGAGCGTGCTGTGCCCGCCCTCCTACACCCAGGCGATCGTGGCGGAGTATCTCGCGACCCAGCCCTGGCAGCAGCAGATCAAGGTCTACCGCGAGATCTACCGAGAACGTCGTGACGCGATGCTTTCGTCACTGGAACAGCTGCTGCCCGCGACCTGCACATGGACCAAGCCGACCGGCGGGTTCTACGTCTGGGCCACGTTGCCCGAGGGAGTCGATGCCAAGGCGATGCTGCCGCGGGCGGTGCAGGCCCGCGTCGCCTACGTCCCCGGCATCGCCTTCTACGCCGACGGTGGCGGCGCCGGCCACATGCGCCTGTCCTACTGCTACCCCGACCCCGACCGCATCCACGAGGGCGTACGCCGGCTCGCGGGGGTGCTCGAAGAGGAGATGGAGCTGCTCGAGACGTTCGGCGTGCAGCCACCGCCCGCCGGCCTGATGCCGGGACCGGCGCAGCCCACCTCCGCCAGCGCCCCCGGCCCCGACCTCTCCTAG